Sequence from the Fibrobacter sp. genome:
GCATTTTCGTCTATTACTTCCTTAGCACCTTCTTCCCCATCGACAAGATTATCGGCCGCATCTACCCGATTTTCGGTGCCCTGCTGATTCTCGCCTCCATCGCAATTTTGATCGGCATCGCCCCGAACCTTGGTGTTCTTGACGAAATCTGCTTCAGCGACTTCGCCAGCAACTTCAACAAGCATCCGGCCGGCCAGCCCATCATTCCCATGCTGTTCGTGACCATCGCTTGCGGCATCATCAGTGGTTTCCACAGCACCCAGAGCCCGCTGGTGGCCCGTACTGAAAAGAGCGAACATATGGGCCGTCAGACTTTCTACGGTATGATGATTATCGAAGGCCTTATCGGTATGATCTGGGCTGCAGGTGGTATGTTCATTTACCACCAGATGCCGGAACTTATCACCGGCGCTAGCGGCGTCAAGGTTTTGAGCGCATTGGTTTCCACCGTGATTCCCTTCGCCCCCATTTCCGTGATGGTTGTTATCGGAGTGATCGTCCTCGCTATCACCAGTGGCGACACCAGCCTTCGCAGCCTCCGCCTCACCATTGCAGAATTGTTCAACATCGAACAGACTTCTGTCAAGAGTCGTTTGATGCTCACCGTCCCCATGTTCTTCGTCTGCTTCCTCATCATCCTTTGGAGCAACCTGAACCCGGAAGGTTTCAACATCCTTTGGAATTACTTCAGCTGGAGCAACCAGCTCATGGCCGTATGCAGCCTCTGCGTCACTACCGTCTATCTCCGCTGCAAGGGCAAGAATTTCTGGATTGGACTTGGCCCCTGCCTGTTCATGAGCTTTATCTGCTTTGATTACATTCTGTGGGTCAGCCCCACCAACCTGAAGGGTGCACCCCTGGGCTTTGGCTTGAACTACAACACCGCATTGGTTCTCGCCATTATCCTCTCCGCTCTTCTCGGCTCCTGGCTGGTCAAGCGCGGTAAGAAACTTTCTACCATGGAAGGTTTCGATCCGGATAAGTGGGACGTTTCCAAGGACGTCAAGAACAATTACCAGCCTAAGTAATGGAACTTAAAGGATCCGTAAAGTCCATCACTTTTCATAGCCCGCAGAATGGATTCACCGTTTTGCGGCTAAACGATGCAGAATCCAAAAAGGTG
This genomic interval carries:
- a CDS encoding carbon starvation protein A is translated as MITFLIGVAILIGGYFTYGKFVEKVFGPDDRKPPALENPDGVDRVVLPHWKNVLIQLLNIAGIGPVIGVILGIKFGAIVFILLPLGNVLGGAVHDYFSGMVSMRNNGYNVPALSRKFLGKGPSKIVITLISVALILVGAVFTNTPAALINTPILVGSAVSPTLFWIAVGCIFVYYFLSTFFPIDKIIGRIYPIFGALLILASIAILIGIAPNLGVLDEICFSDFASNFNKHPAGQPIIPMLFVTIACGIISGFHSTQSPLVARTEKSEHMGRQTFYGMMIIEGLIGMIWAAGGMFIYHQMPELITGASGVKVLSALVSTVIPFAPISVMVVIGVIVLAITSGDTSLRSLRLTIAELFNIEQTSVKSRLMLTVPMFFVCFLIILWSNLNPEGFNILWNYFSWSNQLMAVCSLCVTTVYLRCKGKNFWIGLGPCLFMSFICFDYILWVSPTNLKGAPLGFGLNYNTALVLAIILSALLGSWLVKRGKKLSTMEGFDPDKWDVSKDVKNNYQPK